A genomic stretch from Pseudoliparis swirei isolate HS2019 ecotype Mariana Trench chromosome 18, NWPU_hadal_v1, whole genome shotgun sequence includes:
- the mcrs1 gene encoding microspherule protein 1 yields MQAGDPVVGAAMAGAGAHSRSEDEESLGVKDVKRTATQAFGISVPKRRSSSRSIKRKKFDDELVESSLVKSSSRVKGPPVIEPVRCSGSEPSSSEKKKLTKSGMALTLPLTMVVNHAPITKRVKKSKQPLHITKDLGRWKPTDDLLLINAVLQTTDLTSVHLGVKFSCRFTLREIKERWYALLYDPVISKLAWQAMRQLHPEAIAAIQSKALFSQAEEGLLAKIGSTSQPKLDGFQELLNKHPGVFHPSRTPKSLLVHWQLLKQYYLLDDQSVQPLPKGDQVLNFSDAEQMVDDVKLKESRDEVLEHELMISDRHQKKEIRHLEQELPRWQVLVDSITGMSMPDFDNQTLAALRGRMVRYLMRSREITLGRATKDKPIDVDLSLEGPAWKISRKQGIIKLKNNGDFFIANEGRRPIYIDGRPVLSGNKWKLNNNSVVEIAGLRFVFLINLELISLIKAEAAKMTPQ; encoded by the exons ATGCAGGCTGGGGACCCAGTGGTTGGTGCAGCAATGGCAGGTGCTGGCGCTCACAGTCGGTCGGAAGACGAAGAGTCACTTGGGGTAAAAGATGTAAAAAGGACAGCAACACAAGCGTTTGGCATTAGTGTTCCCAAACGCAGAAGTTCATCCAG ATCAATAAAGAGGAAGAAGTTTGACGATGAATTGGTGGAGAGCAGTCTCGTGAAGTCATCCAGTAGAGTCAAAGGCCCTCCTGTCATAGAGCCTGTCCGCTGTTCAGGGAGTGAACCTTCATCTAGCGAGAAGAAAAAG TTGACAAAATCAGGAATGGCTCTCACACTGCCTCTGACGATGGTAGTTAACCACGCACCCATCACTAAAAGAGTAAAGAAAAGCAAGCAGCCTCTACATATTACTAAAGACTTGGGAAGATGGAAACCCACTGATGACCTTCTACTTATAAATGCAGTGTTGCAG ACCACAGACCTGACCTCTGTTCACTTAGGGGTCAAGTTCAGCTGTCGTTTTACGTTGCGGGAAATTAAAGAGAGGTGGTACGCTCTCCTCTACGATCCTGTCATCTCGAA gCTGGCATGGCAGGCCATGCGTCAGCTTCACCCGGAGGCCATTGCAGCAATCCAAAGCAAAGCTCTCTTTAGTCAGGCTGAGGAGGGACTGCTAGCTAAGATTGGTTCA ACTAGTCAGCCTAAACTGGATGGGTTCCAGGAGCTTTTAAACAAACACCCCGGTGTCTTTCACCCATCTCGCACCCCCAAGAGCCTGCTGGTACACTGGCAGTTGTTGAAGCAGTACTACCTCCTGGATGATCAGAGCG TCCAGCCTCTCCCGAAAGGTGACCAAGTCCTCAACTTCTCTGATGCTGAGCAGATGGTTGATGATGTAAAGTTAAA ggAAAGTAGAGATGAGGTATTGGAACATG AGCTGATGATTTCTGATCgtcaccaaaaaaaagagatcaGACATTTGGAGCAGGAGTTGCCTCGTTGGCAGGTCCTTGTGGACAGTATTACGG GGATGAGCATGCCTGATTTTGACAACCAGACACTGGCCGCTTTACGAGGAAGAATGGTACGCTACCTCATGAGATCGCGAGAG ATTACGTTGGGCAGGGCGACCAAGGACAAACCAATAGATGTAGATCTTTCGCTAGAGGGACCTGCCTGGAAAATATCAAGAAAACAAG GAATTATTAAACTCAAGAATAACGGAGACTTCTTCATTGCCAATGAGGGCAGACGACCCATTTACATAGATGGCAGACCGGTGTTGTCGGGAAACAAGTGGAAACTCAACAACAACtcagtggtggag ATTGCAGGTCTTCGCTTTGTGTTTCTCATTAACCTCGAACTCATCTCGCTTATAAAAGCTGAAGCAGCCAAGATGACGCCGCAGTGA